The following proteins are encoded in a genomic region of Gloeocapsa sp. DLM2.Bin57:
- the efp gene encoding elongation factor P gives MISSNDFRPGVTIELDGSVWRVVEFLHVKPGKGSAFVRTKLKNVQSGNVVERTFRAGETVPQATIEKRTMQHTYKDAEQYVFMDMESFEETSLNASQIGDRVKYIHEGMEVNVLFWNGQILEVELPMSVVLAVTETDPGVKGDTATGGTKPAIVETGAQVMVPLFISIGERIKIDTRTDTYLGRE, from the coding sequence ATGATTTCTAGTAACGATTTTCGCCCTGGTGTAACCATAGAATTAGATGGATCTGTGTGGCGCGTGGTGGAGTTCCTTCACGTTAAACCCGGTAAAGGTTCAGCTTTCGTCCGTACTAAATTAAAAAATGTCCAATCAGGAAACGTGGTTGAACGCACTTTTCGCGCTGGGGAAACTGTTCCTCAAGCTACTATCGAAAAACGCACTATGCAACATACCTATAAAGACGCAGAACAATACGTTTTTATGGATATGGAGAGTTTTGAAGAGACTTCTCTTAATGCTTCCCAAATCGGCGATCGCGTTAAGTATATCCATGAGGGTATGGAAGTCAACGTCTTGTTTTGGAATGGTCAAATACTAGAGGTAGAATTACCTATGTCAGTAGTACTAGCTGTCACCGAAACAGATCCAGGAGTTAAAGGAGATACCGCTACAGGTGGAACTAAACCCGCTATCGTAGAAACAGGTGCTCAAGTAATGGTTCCTCTATTTATTTCTATAGGTGAACGCATTAAAATTGATACTCGTACTGATACATATCTAGGTAGAGAATAA
- the accB gene encoding acetyl-CoA carboxylase biotin carboxyl carrier protein, which yields MSIDYQQLRELLSAIAQTNITELNLKSKDFELNVRQGLSPIAVNNVVETIQSTPLIPTPSVSTSESSVSSPVDKNLVAITCPMVGTFYRAPAPGEPSYVEIGDRISVGQSVCIIEAMKLMNEIESEIAGQVMEIVAENGQPVEYGAVLMWIKPD from the coding sequence GTGTCAATAGATTATCAACAGCTACGTGAATTATTGAGCGCGATCGCGCAAACTAACATCACTGAACTTAACCTCAAAAGCAAAGATTTTGAGTTGAATGTCCGTCAGGGGTTATCCCCAATAGCGGTTAACAACGTCGTAGAAACGATTCAGTCAACACCTTTAATACCAACACCATCTGTGAGCACGTCAGAATCTTCTGTAAGCTCTCCAGTAGATAAAAACTTAGTGGCGATTACTTGTCCTATGGTAGGTACATTTTACCGCGCTCCCGCTCCTGGAGAACCTTCTTATGTAGAAATAGGCGATCGCATTAGCGTTGGTCAAAGTGTTTGTATTATCGAAGCGATGAAATTAATGAACGAGATTGAGTCAGAAATAGCAGGACAAGTAATGGAGATTGTCGCAGAAAATGGACAACCTGTAGAATACGGCGCAGTCTTAATGTGGATCAAACCAGACTAA